From the Meleagris gallopavo isolate NT-WF06-2002-E0010 breed Aviagen turkey brand Nicholas breeding stock chromosome 17, Turkey_5.1, whole genome shotgun sequence genome, one window contains:
- the SPPL3 gene encoding signal peptide peptidase-like 3 isoform X2, translating to MERLRCVWEVANKSAVLFLCLLEFREKRGGSWRAYSLVDSSQVSTFLISILLIVYGSFRSLNMDFENQDKEKDNSSTAGSFNGNSTNNSIQTIDSTQALFLPIGASVSLLVMFFFFDSVQVVFTICTAVLATIAFAFLLLPMCQYLTRPCSPQNKISFGCCGRFTAAELLSFSLSVMLVLIWVLTGHWLLMDALAMGLCVAMIAFVRLPSLKVSCLLLSGLLIYDVFWVFFSAYIFNSNVMVKVATQPADNPLDVLSRKLHLGPNVGRDVPRLSLPGKLVFPSSTGSHFSMLGIGDIVMPGLLLCFVLRYDNYKKQANSDSCGAPGPGNISGRMQKVSYFHCTLIGYFVGLLTATVASRIHRAAQPALLYLVPFTLLPLLTMAYLKGDLRRMWSEPFHSKSSSSRFLEV from the exons ATGGAAAGGCTTCGCTGCGTCTGGGAAGTAGCTAATAAATCTGCAGtgctatttttgtgtttgttggaGTTCAGAGAGAAACGAGGAGGCTCGTGGAG GGCGTATTCCCTCGTGGATTCCAGTCAAGTTTCTACTTTCCTGATTTCTATTCTCCTCATAGTCTATGGCAGTTTCAG gtcTCTCAACATGGACTTTGAGAATCAAGACAAAGAGAAGGACAACAGCAGCACGGCTGGGTCTTTTAATGGCAACAGCACCAATAACA gtATTCAAACCATCGATTCCACGCAGGCGTTGTTCCTGCCCATCGGAGCGTCTGTGTCTCTCCTTGTTATGTTCTTCTTCTTCGACTCAGTTCAAGTTGTCTTCACAATCTGCACAGCAG tCCTTGCAACAatagcttttgctttccttttgctccCGATGTGCCAGTACTTAACACGGCCTTGTTCGCCTCAAAACAA GATTTCCTTTGGCTGCTGCGGGCGTTTCACTGCTGCTGAGttgctttccttttcactgTCTGTGATGCTTGTGCTCATCTGGGTCCTAACTGGCCACTGGCTCCTCATGGATG CTCTGGCTATGGGCCTGTGTGTTGCAATGATAGCCTTTGTCCGGCTGCCGAGCCTGAAGGTTTCCTGCTTGCTGCTCTCTGGGTTACTAATTTATGATGTCTTTTGG gtctttttttctgcatacatCTTTAACAGCAATGTGATGGTGAAAGTGGCCACACAACCTGCTGATAATCCCCTCGACGTTTTATCCCGGAAACTTCACCTGGGACCAAACGTGGGCAGAGATGTTCCCCGTCTGTCACTGCCTGGTAAACTTGTATTTCCAAG TTCCACGGGCAGCCACTTCTCTATGCTGGGGATTGGAGATATTGTGATGCCAGGTCTTCTGCTCTGCTTCGTCCTGCGCTACGATAACTACAAAAAACAAGCCAACAGCGATTCCTGCGGTGCCCCAGGACCAGGGAACATCTCTGGACGTATGCAGAAGGTCTCTTACTTTCACTGCACACTTATTGGATATTTTGTAG GCCTATTAACTGCAACAGTAGCCTCTCGTATTCACCGGGCAGCCCAGCCTGCCCTCCTGTATTTGGTACCTTTCACCTTATTGCCACTCCTCACCATGGCATATTTAAAG GGCGATCTACGTCGCATGTGGTCTGAGCCTTTCCACTCTAAGTCCAGCAGCTCCCGTTTCCTGGAAGTATGA
- the SPPL3 gene encoding signal peptide peptidase-like 3 isoform X1: MERLRCVWEVANKSAVLFLCLLEFREKRGGSWRAYSLVDSSQVSTFLISILLIVYGSFRSLNMDFENQDKEKDNSSTAGSFNGNSTNNSKGIQTIDSTQALFLPIGASVSLLVMFFFFDSVQVVFTICTAVLATIAFAFLLLPMCQYLTRPCSPQNKISFGCCGRFTAAELLSFSLSVMLVLIWVLTGHWLLMDALAMGLCVAMIAFVRLPSLKVSCLLLSGLLIYDVFWVFFSAYIFNSNVMVKVATQPADNPLDVLSRKLHLGPNVGRDVPRLSLPGKLVFPSSTGSHFSMLGIGDIVMPGLLLCFVLRYDNYKKQANSDSCGAPGPGNISGRMQKVSYFHCTLIGYFVGLLTATVASRIHRAAQPALLYLVPFTLLPLLTMAYLKGDLRRMWSEPFHSKSSSSRFLEV, encoded by the exons ATGGAAAGGCTTCGCTGCGTCTGGGAAGTAGCTAATAAATCTGCAGtgctatttttgtgtttgttggaGTTCAGAGAGAAACGAGGAGGCTCGTGGAG GGCGTATTCCCTCGTGGATTCCAGTCAAGTTTCTACTTTCCTGATTTCTATTCTCCTCATAGTCTATGGCAGTTTCAG gtcTCTCAACATGGACTTTGAGAATCAAGACAAAGAGAAGGACAACAGCAGCACGGCTGGGTCTTTTAATGGCAACAGCACCAATAACAGTAAGG gtATTCAAACCATCGATTCCACGCAGGCGTTGTTCCTGCCCATCGGAGCGTCTGTGTCTCTCCTTGTTATGTTCTTCTTCTTCGACTCAGTTCAAGTTGTCTTCACAATCTGCACAGCAG tCCTTGCAACAatagcttttgctttccttttgctccCGATGTGCCAGTACTTAACACGGCCTTGTTCGCCTCAAAACAA GATTTCCTTTGGCTGCTGCGGGCGTTTCACTGCTGCTGAGttgctttccttttcactgTCTGTGATGCTTGTGCTCATCTGGGTCCTAACTGGCCACTGGCTCCTCATGGATG CTCTGGCTATGGGCCTGTGTGTTGCAATGATAGCCTTTGTCCGGCTGCCGAGCCTGAAGGTTTCCTGCTTGCTGCTCTCTGGGTTACTAATTTATGATGTCTTTTGG gtctttttttctgcatacatCTTTAACAGCAATGTGATGGTGAAAGTGGCCACACAACCTGCTGATAATCCCCTCGACGTTTTATCCCGGAAACTTCACCTGGGACCAAACGTGGGCAGAGATGTTCCCCGTCTGTCACTGCCTGGTAAACTTGTATTTCCAAG TTCCACGGGCAGCCACTTCTCTATGCTGGGGATTGGAGATATTGTGATGCCAGGTCTTCTGCTCTGCTTCGTCCTGCGCTACGATAACTACAAAAAACAAGCCAACAGCGATTCCTGCGGTGCCCCAGGACCAGGGAACATCTCTGGACGTATGCAGAAGGTCTCTTACTTTCACTGCACACTTATTGGATATTTTGTAG GCCTATTAACTGCAACAGTAGCCTCTCGTATTCACCGGGCAGCCCAGCCTGCCCTCCTGTATTTGGTACCTTTCACCTTATTGCCACTCCTCACCATGGCATATTTAAAG GGCGATCTACGTCGCATGTGGTCTGAGCCTTTCCACTCTAAGTCCAGCAGCTCCCGTTTCCTGGAAGTATGA